In Candidatus Peregrinibacteria bacterium, the following proteins share a genomic window:
- a CDS encoding response regulator encodes MSDNTLSPQQKKGYILIAEDEVDYAEIYEFKLKNEGYEVLVVPNGEITLQKIREKKPDLLLLDIMMPIKDGFEVLEDIKKDSVFANLKVIVLSNLGQKDEIERAKDLGAVDYIVKSNTSFQDVINKVKEHLAK; translated from the coding sequence ATGTCTGATAACACCCTTTCTCCTCAACAAAAAAAAGGATATATCCTCATCGCTGAAGATGAGGTTGATTATGCAGAGATTTATGAATTTAAACTCAAAAATGAAGGATATGAAGTGCTTGTTGTCCCAAACGGAGAAATAACACTTCAAAAAATCCGTGAGAAGAAACCTGATCTTCTGCTTCTCGATATTATGATGCCGATCAAAGACGGGTTTGAGGTACTCGAAGATATCAAGAAAGATTCGGTTTTTGCGAATTTGAAAGTTATTGTTCTCTCAAACCTTGGACAAAAGGATGAGATTGAGAGAGCGAAAGATTTGGGGGCCGTGGACTATATCGTAAAGAGTAATACTTCCTTTCAAGATGTTATTAACAAGGTAAAAGAACATCTCGCAAAATAG